ATTTCCCAATTCACACTGTATACCTATTTCACTTGTTTTTCGAATTTTATTATCGAAATCTGGCTCCTCAATAGCTGAAACATCGTCAATTACTTCAAAATACGATgactttgttataatttttttcttcggtGTACTAGTTCTTATACATCATCAATTATTCTGTTTGgcgttttttcaaaatatgatgtgATTCTTGCCTGGGGTTTACAGGTAATTTTGAATTGCTTATACCAATTTGAATACTAGGTACAGCGTCGGGATTTAATCTTACAATACACTTGGATTGTGgcataagttgttttttttaaaacatctgATTGATTAAAATCAAGCAGGAGAAAATGTTTAGAACAAATAACCGACCCAACACaaggtttaaaattttttcttttacaaaaATGCTCCCATTTTTGATGCCGTAATGGTGATTTATCGCGTTTtggaaaagtattaaaatgtaaattattatcattatcaacatttttacgcTTACGATCGTTATTCGACGCACAACCAAATACCGAGCACAAAGTCATATTTGTTTGGTTAtcaataaaaccaaaaaaataagcGGATATTTCGATACTTCACGGTACACACTGTAGAGTGTCGACTGAGGTCTGACTGTCTGAGCCCTGAGGTATAAACTACTATAACTTGTTTGTATTTGCGGGTAATGTAAATAGccagtttatttatatcaattaatttatattgcacaaaatattagctatttataaaagttataaataatataattcattgtgATTACGTATACAAATTCATATGGTCGACTATTGCAGTAGTACCTACTGCAGTGTGCGCTGACCGATTTGACTGCATTACTAGAGTCTAAAACAGTAAGCGATTTTTGTtctgttttgaattttgtaatataattattatgtctataaCTCCGTACAATTTTGAGCCTTTGGTTACCGATGTTGATAACTATGATTATTTGGAGTACGAAGAATCAGTAGTTACTTACAACGATAGATCTAAATTAGCTGTAACAGATTGGTGCTCGTGTGGAAAatgtgaaaaacaaataaatgatcGTGAATGTGTTTGTTGTTTTGAACTtgcgaatatttttaaaatgtgcacAAACAATGAGTGCATAACAAAAAAtgctttattttcaaaaattgtattagatgaagacattttaaaaattaccagACAATACaagatttcaaaaacaaagaataaaacaaaaaaaagaagtttACAATCAGCTACTATGGAAAATAAAGCATGGCGATTTATTTGCTACAAACAGTTTACACTTTGGGTTAATTTATGGATGACAATTGGAAGaggtaagtaaatttattttcgacaGTGTTACACTAATAAAGTCataggtatgtaaaaaaatctaataatttattctttattgtgTTTGTTTCATACTATAGGAAATAGAGTTGTTATTCCATCATGTGTGGTCAAAAATATTCGTGAACGTTATCCGGAAGAAAACGGATTGTACATTGGTTTTCAAAACCGGTGATTCATGTAAtctatttcttattataataaattaaaacattataattcataataaagtacataaaataagatatgtaagtttttagtttttaaagtcGTATAAAACCTACTATACTTCTATTCAATTCTGTGTACCTACCTTTATTTGaatgagtttattttattttattttaaggttttttaaacatttactttagtttttatatcataaattttaataacacatgtgttaatacattatacaaaataacggattataatattattaaatatacctatgtataataacgtatttatgtttgatgttttatatattttatatttgtcttTCCTATAAACTACCCTGAAACACATTttagacaataaaaataatatgacatctaaagaaatgtataacctttttataaatgtactttaataatttttacctttaatcCATTTttctctataattattttatcgcgCGAAATAAATCCCATGcgtgtatattaaatacggCCCGTCGGACGGCGTGATGTTATGACGTCACGCGTAAAACGCGACTTATATTTAAACGCGGAACCAATGTCCTAGAAACATTTAAGACCACCAAAAGTATTCTTTTTCAAAGCCCTATACATtagcacaataaaaaaaaaataaattttttttgtatatagtgCTTTAACCAAGTGGCAATGAACATAATACTGCtctaagtaggtacataaaattaaatggcgttgatataatgtattacgtATATTGATTGAAcaaaagaattatattattagaaatataatcaTCACGCATAGACTAAAATCAAGATTACCTCGAAATGTCtttctatatatgtattacattgcctatcataaattataaactagtatattgtaaaatactaagagtattgaaacaataaataaaaaaaaaatcttaaagaaatttttaaattcattttgaaataataatattcaagattacaataaatttcataaaattattaaattatttacattattgagATGAACTATATATACGgctattaatattctataaaattaaaaattttcaggatctgaaacagaataaaataataaaatatataattataataatatacaaacaaatattcttactcttatacaaatttttatgaaatatttaatagtaatgataTGTTTAACAGAGAATGCTCGGGAAAAGTTTAGGGtgcatattataagatatgatTCACATATTTAGGAaagattatcaaaaatataatacaaaagtaatttattattgtttaaatcttGATAATTATTGGCGAGTAactaaatttttcaatataattctaaaataaaattgcttttaacagtttatttatttaattggtatGCAGTTTTTCCCATGTAAATGGTCCATGTCTAAAAAGGTTAACTTaatgatgttttataataaaaaacgtctataaccaaaatttaaattttaaccaaaataaaatggttttgaatTTATCAAAGATTCAGTgtacagtattttaaattggaacatatttttttattattctaagagAACAcgagatatatatttaaaggtttttaatgcacaaatgaatattattatttgtattttttgaaatcttCTGAAATGcatcaacttttttttgttaacaattTCTAGCACTCACtgttttaaatctttttagaagagtaaaaattagtataatgtacctaattatataaacttaacttaattattagttataatattttgaatgccTCGTAGTATTTGTAGCACACTATCGATATAGCTACATTAAATAAGAATCGCGATTACATAACAACGTTAAAAGTAAAGTTAATaatcatacataaaaatgaaagtATTACTTTGATAGGTACTTGACTGTATTATAGAGccatataatagatatatatttaatttgtttattaggaCAATGTCATAGTGATTGAACAACGCAATAaggttaaattatatgtaattaataaataagttccTACACaacaattaaacatataattttaaataccttagTAATTATATGACTCCGGATTTACCTTAGGCTTATCTAATCCGTCCGATTTTCGCCCCTAGATGACGTATAAAAAGACATGCTTCGAAGTAATCCATCGCTAAATCAGGCCACTTTTCATAATCCTACTTAGGAACCATTAGATCTACTTACCCATCTTTTGCATTCTTTCATTGTAATTATGAATGTCAACTTTCCTTCTATTTTAGTTATTCCAACAACTTGATCAGGTACAAGTCAGCGTGTTAATCCGTATTTCgtcctttttaaatttaatgcataGATTGATCATCTAATCATAGGTGGTTGACTAAtgcaataaaattgaattaaatatacatttataaataagttcatacaaaacaattatgtataaaaatttaaatacctaaatatttatatgtctcCGGATTTACCTTAGGTTTACCCCATAATCCGTTTTTCGCCCCTAGatgatgtataaaatagttggttttgaaaataatccaACGCCAAGCCGagccattttttataaaactcttAGGTGTCAAAATTCACTGTCTCATTATTTGCTTTTgtccatttaattataaacgtcATTTttcgcttattttttttattccaaatatttgaattggTTCAAGTCTGCGTGTTAATCCGTATTTCgtcctttttaaatttaatgcataTGATTGAAATATAGATGGTTGACCAAGGCAATaggattaaattatatttacattattaaatgagttcatacaaaacaattaaacacacaattttaaataccttagTCATTATATGACTCGGTATTTACCTTAGGTTTATCTCATCGTCGAAAAAATAGACGTGCTTCGAAGTAATCCAACGCTAAGTCAGGctactttttaaatgtaaacaacattttatttataaattgttgaagaaattaaatatttatgtagtacAGTAGCCTATAATAAACAAcccgtttttaaaattaaattatttgatatttgtgggtacataatgttttattgtatacccTAAAGCTTGCCACATTTTAAACAGCGTGCACTGGCGAGCCGGCGGCGACAGATAACACGCCGtatgtatttcataaataaagacaataataattagaaattataataaacaaaataaaaataaatataaaattagcaGCTGGTGCGCGTgagtgtgtatataatatatgtattatttatcggTCTTAACaggtataattttcatacgaatgtaatttttattaagctaCCAGGCACAATTTGGGGTTTGGATACTGACTATTGTTAAACTTTTGTTCTCTTATTAATTTGACTAATACAAATCAATGGTTCgacaaaatgtatgttatatgtGGAAAGTAAATATGTAAAGGCGCTTCCACATAGTAtacaaacatgaaatatagCATATGCAAATTCATCACAAACACGAAAAACAGAGATGATGTGAACGTGTTTACAAATAGTAAGTACACACAGTGCACACACGCGTATTTCATGATTGCAATAAAAGCGGTATATCAAAGATATTTATAACGACTATTGGACGGGATCTTTCATGTTTGTACTGTTTGCACATtagcaatacaaaataatttaaaataatattttataaaatgatattattagttGTCACTTTGTTGTTGTGTAGTGCACAGTGTAGTTCGTGGTGTTgcttttttttcgaaaaaaatggACTTCACAGACGATCAAATTATAAAcctaataaatgaatatgaaaaatatccaCTTTTGTAGGATCctatgataaattttataaattaaataataaaaaaaaagatgcaTGGGATGAAATGGCTTCATTTTTCAACATTAATGGTGAagtccttaaaaaaaaaatgaattcagtTTTGAATTCCTATCGTCGAGAGCGCCAAAaagtaaattcaaaaatttccGGAATGGGTGCCAATGAAGTTTacacatgaaatatttaatgatcatTTATACTgtgaaaatcaaatttacaaatttagacAAACCTGCTCTACCCTACTTTGTTGGTTATGTTgctcaaaatttcaaaaagctCCTCTCCGACTTATTGGTCGTCCCATACCAACTATCATCCAGAAACAATCGAATTCTTCATTACCCAGCTAAAGATTTATCAACCATGAGACCTAGCAACAATCCATCACCCAATGTAACCCCAGAGCGTAGGAAACTCCCAGCTGACAAACGTAAAGCAAGATCGATTTGGTAACGAACTCGATACCCATATAACAAGTATAGGTGCAATATGCTTTCGAATAAACTCTCTTCTCAAAATTCACAAAGACGACtcctacaaaaattatttacaaaacctCTCACTTAAAAATGGCCAACTTTGGcgcaaaacaaaatcaattctCCGATTAAAGGAGAAAATTACGCCGCCTCTTcaacgacaaaaaaaaatacttttgctGTCACCGAAAGTGAAAAAGCAGATGCACTAGCGAATTAGCTATCAACAGTATTCATAACACACTCAATCTATCCACTACCTTTGCATATTGAGATGGTCACAGAATCATTCCTTTCTCTACTACCTATGGGCCTACCTGCAAAACCTACCTCACCAGCTTAAATAagggaaataataaaaaaatggccAACATGAAATCTCCCGGCCATAATctcataactaataaaataatcaaaaacctACCGGCTAAAACAATAATCCATCTTACCCGTGTATACAATGCTACCCTACGACTTTTCTACTTTGCAAGAACTTGGAAATCCTTAGTTATCATAACAGTTCTTAAACCTGGAAAATCACCAGAAAACCCATCTTCATACCGACCTATAAGTCTTCTACCAATTCTTGGCAAAATtctggaaaaaatattactaaagcGCCTCTCTGTCATaacaaatgaaaacaaaaacttgCCCAACTTCCCATCCCTTACTATCTCATCTTAAAATCGTACTCGGACAACCACACATTTAAAGTTCGCCACAACCTTGAACATTCTAAACAATTCCGCATTAATGCTGGAGTCCCGCAAGGCAGTGAATAGCGCCCTTTCTATACATAATCTACACATCTGATCTACTCACCTCAGAAAAAACAACCATTGGAACTTACGCGGACGATACTGtactttatgtgtatatattatgtcaataattgaaatttaaaaattaaataaaaatatcaatactacaaatgttaaaaattataggtagtgcattaataagtcaatataatctggttttttaaattgattattactatattatcaaaagttttgttaaaaagtaaattaaaaatgtgtacaatataaatataaataagtaataatagtaataaaaatcttaataatatactttataaatatatatataaatgctcACATTctgctattttaatttttacccgACCGTATAAAATGTCAGTGTTCCGCACTTTTAATGCTCGTCGCTCAACCGTAAAAAGTGACCTAGAaccaaaaatgtatcaaaaaataaagaaattggaTTCATATTGAAAGATGTATTCTAATATAAGCGAAAAATCTCTACTTATTGCTAACCATTTAAATGGAATTATCATACAGTTCTTTATCAATAAGCTTTATATTTCACTACTTGTAATTTTCCTGTATTTGATTTTCCATCTTCAAACCTTCGCGCAACGGCgacaatatgtatatgatataattttcattatttaataatgatagatatttttttttacaattctaACTGTTCTAACTTCTAAGCATTtccttgttaaaataattctttatctAGCTAATCCTTTACTTCCATACGTGTCTTATACCAcacatttgataataataatataatatgtaaattaactataaataaactgtAGTAAAAATCTGAAATGGATATTTTCCATGTTACAAGTGTTACAGAAAACACgtcattaatataatcttgttatttacatatttactattttattaaaatataagactaCTCACAAAGTACAATTCATAATAGGAAATATACATCAATGaagaacattatctatgtttataaaaaaagttcaataatcaataactCTTATTATGACATAGTAATTAGATAATCTAACTTACACATACTTTCAGGAATTTTCAGAGCGATTATTCCTCACAACCTCACTTATGAAATCCCAATTCATAAATTGAACCAATTGACTAATAAAGCAGTTGAGTTAAATAAACTTTCATATACCTTGACGCAGGGCGATATTTGACGTTTTACGCCCCGGGGCTACATTTTTAGCCGCCTTTCCAAAACCCTGCTACCACTAGTTAACTAGTTAATCATGGACTCTacaaataaagatattttttttaaattaagatatatcTACATTGTCGTAGACATTGTTCTATTCCACAGAAAATGTAATCAATTGTTGGCATTCCGTTAACGTaccgtaatataaataaaataacaagttaaactaatataatttagtttattaaatcgtTTTGCACACAcattagaattaaataaacaatacaatacaatacaatttcgtTCACTGATTAGATTTACCAAtgcatattactatatattagtatataatgcaACACTCAGCGACTCAGCAACAGTGTCGTAGGCTGCATTGCTGCAGATCCTCCGCTTActctatcatataatttacaatatttattatttatattagttatattactaatattataacataatatataatgtgtttaacACAcgttttacacatttatttgtGAAATGATTTGCGTTAAATCTGTGGATTAATTATaaggtaaaatatgtattttttctaatacagtgttatataaatgaaataataatataatataaattgtcaaaataaaatataactattaactatataaaaacaaaatcaaaagcatcaataaataaaatatataatgcatattacatAAACTCTAAATACTATTTCCTGATATAATTTTCCATTTCAtccatttgaattattaatttactataatattaatgatataataaattatttacatgtttgattgtataaatataattttttctactttttggTAGTAGGTAAGTCTGATTCTTTTGCTATTCAGAATAAGACCAGCTTTTGAGAAAACTCGTTCACTGGGAACTGATGTTGCTAGTACACAAAATCTTAACTATTTCATATAATCTAGGCCCTAGATTCTAgagtataaaagttttttatcaGACCACCACTTCAAAGGATCCTGTTGACGATTTAGAAGATTTTCACTCAAGTATTTGTCCAACTCTTCAATGCTTGCTACTGATGGAATATTTTGACCAAGAACAGAACTGACTTGATCATCAAACTGTTTCCAAATACTTGAGAATGTTTGTGCAATAGAAGTAGTTGGATCTTCTCCGACTGGATTGTTAGatatttcaacatttatttGCTGTAATTTTCTtcccaaatttatttatatatattaaatttgtcagTAC
This genomic stretch from Rhopalosiphum maidis isolate BTI-1 chromosome 3, ASM367621v3, whole genome shotgun sequence harbors:
- the LOC113557673 gene encoding uncharacterized protein LOC113557673; its protein translation is MSITPYNFEPLVTDVDNYDYLEYEESVVTYNDRSKLAVTDWCSCGKCEKQINDHEDILKITRQYKISKTKNKTKKRSLQSATMENKAWRFICYKQFTLWVNLWMTIGRGNRVVIPSCVVKNIRERYPEENGLYIGFQNR